The genomic window TCGTGGCCGTGACCTTCCTCGACTCCGCCGGCCTGTCCGCCCTGGCCGTCGCCCACCGCACCGCCGCCGCCCAGGACACCGGCCTGCGCGTCCTCGTCGGCACCCGCGCCGTCAGCCGGGCGCTGCAGGTCACCGGGCTGTGGGACCTGCTGGGCGTCGAGCAGGTCGAACCCCGAGCGGGCGCCGGCGCCGCCTGACGGCACCGCCGGCGCCGTCCGGCTC from Geodermatophilus normandii includes these protein-coding regions:
- a CDS encoding STAS domain-containing protein, coding for MTTLSQGPPATPGPLDDLLTVDTVILDDVVRLVLSGEVDCATAPMLRRALDTAFASGPREVTVDLVAVTFLDSAGLSALAVAHRTAAAQDTGLRVLVGTRAVSRALQVTGLWDLLGVEQVEPRAGAGAA